A genomic region of Arvicola amphibius chromosome X, mArvAmp1.2, whole genome shotgun sequence contains the following coding sequences:
- the LOC119805021 gene encoding LOW QUALITY PROTEIN: hippocampus abundant transcript 1 protein-like (The sequence of the model RefSeq protein was modified relative to this genomic sequence to represent the inferred CDS: inserted 2 bases in 1 codon): MTQGKKKKRAANRSIMLAKKIIIKDGGTPQGIGSPSVYHAVIVIFLEFFAWGLLTAPTLVVLHETFPKHTFLMNGLIQGVKGLLSFLSAPLIGALSDGWGRKSFLLLTVFFTCAPIPLMKISPWWYFAVISVSGVFAVTFSVVFAYVADITQEHERSMAYGLVSATFAASLVTSPAIGAYLGRVYGDSLVVVLATAIALLDICFILVAVPESLPEKMRPASWGAPISWEQADPFASLKKVGQDSIVLLICIAVFLSYLPEAGQYSSFFLYLRQIMKFSSESVAAFIAVLGILSIIAQTIVLSLLMRSIGNKNTILLGLGFQILQLAWYGFGSEPWMMWAAGAVAAMSSITFPAVSALVSRTADADQQGXQGMITGIRGLCNGLGPALYGFIFYIFHVELKELPITGSDLGMNTSPQHHFEQNSIIPGPPFLFGACSVLLALLVALFIPEHTNLSLRSSSWRKHCGGHSHLHSTQAPGEAKEPLLQDTNV; encoded by the exons ATGAcccaggggaagaaaaagaaacggGCCGCGAACCGCAGTATCATGCTGGCCAAGAAGATCATCATTAAGGATGGAGGCACGCCTCAAGGAATAGGTTCCCCTAGTGTTTATCATGCGGTTATTGTCATCTTTTTGGAGTTTTTCGCTTGGGGACTACTGACAGCACCCACATTGGTGGTATTGCATGAAACCTTCCCTAAGCATACATTTCTGATGAATGGCCTGATTCAAGGAGTAAAGGGTTTGTTGTCATTCCTCAGTGCCCCACTTATTGGTGCTCTCTCTGATGGTTGGGGCCGGAAATCCTTCTTGCTGCTAACAGTGTTCTTCACATGTGCCCCCATTCCTCTAATGAAGATCAGCCCCTGGTGGTACTTTGCAGTGATCTCTGTTTCTGGAGTTTTTGCAGTGACATTCTCTGTTGTATTTGCATATGTAGCAGATATAACTCAAGAACATGAACGAAGTATGGCTTATGGTTTGGTTTCAGCAACGTTCGCTGCCAGCTTAGTCACCAGTCCTGCAATTGGAGCTTACCTTGGACGAGTGTATGGGGACAGCTTAGTGGTGGTCCTCGCCACAGCGATAGCTCTGCTGGACATCTGCTTTATCCTTGTGGCTGTGCCAGAGTCGTTGCCTGAGAAGATGCGGCCAGCGTCTTGGGGAGCTCCCATTTCCTGGGAACAGGCTGACCCCTTTGCATCCTTAAAAAAGGTGGGCCAGGATTCCATAGTGCTGCTGATCTGTATCGCGGTGTTCCTCTCCTACCTACCGGAGGCAGGCCAGTACTCCAGCTTCTTCTTATACCTCAGACAGATAATGAAATTTTCTTCGGAAAGTGTCGCAGCCTTTATAGCAGTCCTCGGCATTCTGTCCATTATCGCACAGACTATAGTCTTGAGTTTACTCATGAGGTCAATTGGAAATAAAAACACCATCTTATTGGGTCTGGGATTTCAAATATTGCAGCTGGCTTGGTATGGATTTGGTTCAGAACCTTGGATGATGTGGGCTGCTGGGGCAGTCGCAGCCATGTCTAGCATTACCTTTCCAGCTGTTAGTGCCCTTGTTTCACGAACTGCTGATGCTGATCAACAGGG TCAAGGAATGATAACAGGAATCCGAGGGTTGTGCAATGGTCTGGGGCCAGCCCTTTATGGATTCATTTTCTACATATTCCATGTGGAACTTAAAGAACTGCCAATCACAGGTTCAGACCTGGGAATGAACACAAGCCCTCAGCACCACTTTGAACAGAATTCCATCATCCCCGGTCCCCCCTTCCTCTTTGGAGCCTGTTCGGTACTGCTGGCTCTGCTTGTTGCCTTGTTTATTCCGGAACACACTAATTTAAGTTTAAGGTCCAGCAGTTGGAGAAAGCACTGTGGTGGTCACAGCCATCTTCACAGTACACAAGCGCCAGGAGAGGCCAAAGAACCTTTACTCCAGGACACAAACGTGTGA